The proteins below are encoded in one region of Helianthus annuus cultivar XRQ/B chromosome 2, HanXRQr2.0-SUNRISE, whole genome shotgun sequence:
- the LOC110910805 gene encoding uncharacterized protein LOC110910805 isoform X2, translated as MVLYAHGQQLKCSPEKAITPAIKYVTTDYLVDLESSMCDNGPCLNDDVEEDNQSTQYVEVQVEMVTQIEFDKGQTGEVQADIDQNVNMPIGPSGARSLSGLSANLSHCNRSEPPKDVIVRKFSSRRSDIVCVQGYTVKRDVAKILEAIFEKHGDIAHKCVIKTNSLRSPILEAVCEVAKWIQVNDVIDKLEDIENRLSDIKAVNIDVSWLQTRLDAICKRKEVSEEYNLLMEMKANTLSAKKAAQICLRKRRAELADAQEQSKKAKRCVDVLHLVGANLIDHLFKSEAKMNSWVKDAVV; from the exons ATG GTTTTATACGCACACGGGCAACAACTGAAATGTAGCCCTGAAAAAGCAATAACACCGGCTATAAAATATGTTACCACGGATTATTTAGTTGATCTCGAGAGTTCCATGTGTGACAATGGACCGTGTTTGAATGATGACGTTGAAGAGGACAATCAGTCAACTCAATATGTTGAAGTTCAAGTTGAAATGGTAACTCAAATTGAATTTGATAAAGGTCAAACCGGTGAAGTTCAAGCTGATATTGACCAAAATGTGAACATGCCCATTGGCCCATCGGGTGCTCGGTCACTGTCTGGATTATCAGCTAACCTTAGCCATTGTAACCGATCTGAACCGCCTAAAGATGTGATA GTGAGAAAGTTCTCATCTCGTCGAAGTGACATAGTTTGTGTCCAAGGCTACACAGTGAAGCGGGATGTTGCAAAAATTCTTGAAGCTATTTTCGAGAAACACGGTGACATTGCACACAAATGTGTAATCAAAACAAATTCTTTGAGATCACCAATCCTCGAGGCTGTGTGTGAAGTTGCCAAGTGGATTCAAGTCAATGATGTTATTGACAAACTTGAAGATATAGAGAATCGGCTGTCGGATATAAAGGCAGTCAACATTGATGTCTCATGGCTTCAAACTCGCCTAGACGCCATTTGTAAAAGAAAGGAGGTCAGTGAAGAGTACAATTTGCTTATGGAAATGAAAGCAAACACCCTTTCGGCTAAAAAGGCTGCCCAAATCTGTTTGAGAAAGAGACGTGCAGAGCTCGCGGATGCACAAGAACAATCTAAAAAGGCAAAAAGGTGTGTGGATGTGTTGCATCTTGTTGGAGCGAATCTAATCGATCACTTGTTCAAATCAGAGGCCAAAATGAACTCATGGGTAAAGGACGCGGTTGTGTAG
- the LOC110910805 gene encoding uncharacterized protein LOC110910805 isoform X1, with protein MNEGDISNMDWCSYVITCLKRTKEEWNGTEPYNGPLTFLAVLYAHGQQLKCSPEKAITPAIKYVTTDYLVDLESSMCDNGPCLNDDVEEDNQSTQYVEVQVEMVTQIEFDKGQTGEVQADIDQNVNMPIGPSGARSLSGLSANLSHCNRSEPPKDVIVRKFSSRRSDIVCVQGYTVKRDVAKILEAIFEKHGDIAHKCVIKTNSLRSPILEAVCEVAKWIQVNDVIDKLEDIENRLSDIKAVNIDVSWLQTRLDAICKRKEVSEEYNLLMEMKANTLSAKKAAQICLRKRRAELADAQEQSKKAKRCVDVLHLVGANLIDHLFKSEAKMNSWVKDAVV; from the exons ATGAATGAAGGCGACATATCTAACATGGATTGGTGTAGTTACGTCATAACTTGCCTGAAGAGAACGAAAGAGGAATGGAATGGTACAGAGCCTTATAATGGCCCTTTGACTTTTCTTGCG GTTTTATACGCACACGGGCAACAACTGAAATGTAGCCCTGAAAAAGCAATAACACCGGCTATAAAATATGTTACCACGGATTATTTAGTTGATCTCGAGAGTTCCATGTGTGACAATGGACCGTGTTTGAATGATGACGTTGAAGAGGACAATCAGTCAACTCAATATGTTGAAGTTCAAGTTGAAATGGTAACTCAAATTGAATTTGATAAAGGTCAAACCGGTGAAGTTCAAGCTGATATTGACCAAAATGTGAACATGCCCATTGGCCCATCGGGTGCTCGGTCACTGTCTGGATTATCAGCTAACCTTAGCCATTGTAACCGATCTGAACCGCCTAAAGATGTGATA GTGAGAAAGTTCTCATCTCGTCGAAGTGACATAGTTTGTGTCCAAGGCTACACAGTGAAGCGGGATGTTGCAAAAATTCTTGAAGCTATTTTCGAGAAACACGGTGACATTGCACACAAATGTGTAATCAAAACAAATTCTTTGAGATCACCAATCCTCGAGGCTGTGTGTGAAGTTGCCAAGTGGATTCAAGTCAATGATGTTATTGACAAACTTGAAGATATAGAGAATCGGCTGTCGGATATAAAGGCAGTCAACATTGATGTCTCATGGCTTCAAACTCGCCTAGACGCCATTTGTAAAAGAAAGGAGGTCAGTGAAGAGTACAATTTGCTTATGGAAATGAAAGCAAACACCCTTTCGGCTAAAAAGGCTGCCCAAATCTGTTTGAGAAAGAGACGTGCAGAGCTCGCGGATGCACAAGAACAATCTAAAAAGGCAAAAAGGTGTGTGGATGTGTTGCATCTTGTTGGAGCGAATCTAATCGATCACTTGTTCAAATCAGAGGCCAAAATGAACTCATGGGTAAAGGACGCGGTTGTGTAG
- the LOC118483708 gene encoding putative cyclic nucleotide-gated ion channel 8 encodes MSVSKDILDEHCVESEAYGEFDYGIYLAAVQSQVDSSEQFISKYFYCLWWGLRNLSTLGQGLETSTYAKEIIFSIIIAISGLILFALLIGNMQTYLQSLSVRLEEMRIKRRDSEQWMHHRLLPQELKERVRRYDQYKWVETRGVDEESLVQSLPKDLRRDIKRHLCLNLVKRVPLFANMDERLLDAICERLKPSLYTECTYVLREGDPVDEMLFIIRGRLESVTTDGGRSGFFNRGFLKEGDFCGEELLTWALDPKSAGNLPPSTRTVKALTEVEAFALIADEVKFITSQFRRIHSRQVQHTFRFYSQQWRTWAASFIQAAWRRYSRRKILELHRLEEEEEDDEEYQDYDDDDDEHDDNDINEESALIRGRASSSSFGATMYASRFAANAMKQVQRKRGVSTGFISLQKPSEPDFAAD; translated from the exons ATGAGTGTCAGTAAAGACATTCTTGATGAACATTGTGTTGAAAGTGAAGCTTATGGAGAATTTGATTATGGGATTTACTTAGCTGCTGTACAATCTCAAGTTGATTCCTCTGAACAGTTTATATCTAAATATTTTTACTGTTTGTGGTGGGGCTTGAGAAACTTGAG TACACTCGGACAGGGGCTTGAAACCAGTACATATGCTAAAGAAATTATTTTCTCAATCATAATTGCAATTTCTGGGCTCATACTTTTTGCACTTCTCATTGGCAACATGCAG ACATATCTTCAATCCCTTTCGGTTCGCCTAGAGGAGATGAGGATCAAAAGGCGAGACTCTGAACAATGGATGCATCATAGGTTGCTTCCTCAAGAACTCAAAGAAAGAGTACGTCGTTATGATCAGTACAAATGGGTCGAAACAAGAGGCGTAGACGAGGAGAGTTTGGTCCAAAGTCTACCAAAAGATCTTAGAAGGGACATCAAGAGACACCTTTGTTTAAATTTAGTCAAAAGG GTTCCGTTGTTTGCAAATATGGATGAACGGTTACTAGACGCCATATGTGAGCGTCTTAAACCGAGTCTCTACACTGAATGCACATATGTTTTAAGGGAAGGTGACCCCGTTGACGAAATGTTGTTCATTATTCGTGGTCGGTTAGAAAGTGTCACTACTGACGGCGGTAGAAGCGGCTTTTTCAACCGCGGTTTTTTGAAAGAAGGTGACTTTTGCGGCGAAGAACTGCTTACTTGGGCCTTGGATCCAAAATCAGCAG GTAACCTACCACCATCTACTCGAACCGTAAAAGCATTAACAGAAGTAGAAGCTTTTGCGTTAATCGCAGATGAAGTAAAGTTTATCACAAGTCAATTCAGGCGAATTCACAGTCGACAAGTTCAACACACGTTTAGATTCTATTCACAGCAATGGAGAACATGGGCTGCGAGCTTTATTCAAGCGGCGTGGAGGCGCTATTCTAGACGAAAGATTCTAGAATTGCATCGGttggaggaagaagaagaagatgacgAGGAATACCAAGATTacgatgatgacgatgatgagcATGATGACAATGATATTAACGAAGAAAGCGCGTTAATTAGAGGACGcgcatcatcatcttcatttggTGCTACAATGTATGCGTCAAGATTTGCGGCTAATGCCATGAAACAAGTTCAGAGGAAGCGTGGCGTGTCGACTGGCTTTATTAGTCTTCAGAAGCCTTCTGAACCGGATTTTGCTGCGGATTAA